A window from Leptothermofonsia sichuanensis E412 encodes these proteins:
- a CDS encoding acyltransferase: MNLKWGVLKNMSLLPINVNSLSQVVSANKQVNNLEGFDFLRAFFSIAIVALHAELLKLGPVKLSNILVANVAYLAVPVFFQISLFLFYIKSEVSGSSYFFKKRLPKLVSLYLFWVTSKIIFDTLLNGNVEALRNNLSSPRRLFEFIVSGCNSPLYFFFSLIFITFLTEIVILLVGRIRKPTIKIAYTYFLLILACALIVIFGVCSQFVDSSNESSSRLFQVLANLGKWDYNPLNFLPYIFTASIAVKDFRSMESTGKAVNLKPKVYTLLFLFILFSFIEWKYFNDLLHYARLSLVFGSWLLLYFALLSNGKPSQMVKFISGCSLGIYTLHLFFTHGLLASQLNVFSHISQLFPGLATIAEFLVALFGSVILTLIFRRAKFLRRFV; the protein is encoded by the coding sequence CCCAAGTTGTTTCTGCAAATAAACAGGTTAACAATCTGGAAGGCTTTGATTTTCTACGTGCCTTTTTCTCAATCGCAATAGTTGCTCTCCATGCTGAGCTTCTTAAGCTAGGACCTGTCAAACTGTCAAATATTTTGGTGGCAAATGTTGCCTATCTCGCTGTTCCCGTTTTCTTTCAAATTTCGTTATTTCTCTTTTATATTAAGAGCGAAGTTTCAGGATCCAGCTATTTCTTCAAAAAAAGACTTCCTAAACTGGTTTCGCTATACCTGTTCTGGGTAACTTCAAAAATCATATTTGATACTCTACTAAATGGAAACGTTGAAGCGCTTAGGAACAACCTTTCATCACCCAGGCGATTATTTGAATTTATAGTCAGTGGTTGTAACTCTCCACTTTACTTTTTCTTTTCTCTCATCTTTATCACATTCTTAACTGAAATTGTAATTCTTTTAGTTGGAAGAATCAGAAAACCAACGATCAAAATAGCTTACACTTACTTCTTATTGATTCTTGCCTGCGCTTTAATTGTTATATTTGGAGTTTGCAGCCAATTTGTTGATAGTTCTAACGAGAGTAGTTCAAGATTATTTCAGGTTCTTGCCAACCTTGGTAAGTGGGACTATAACCCGTTGAATTTCTTGCCTTATATCTTTACAGCATCTATTGCGGTCAAAGACTTTCGTTCTATGGAATCTACAGGAAAAGCGGTAAATCTCAAGCCAAAAGTTTATACATTACTCTTCTTATTTATACTGTTCTCATTTATTGAATGGAAGTATTTTAATGATCTACTGCACTATGCAAGATTGTCGTTAGTTTTTGGTTCCTGGCTGCTTTTGTATTTTGCTTTGCTATCCAATGGTAAGCCTTCCCAAATGGTGAAATTTATTTCTGGCTGCTCTTTGGGAATTTACACACTCCATCTATTCTTTACACATGGCTTATTAGCTAGTCAACTGAACGTCTTTAGCCATATATCACAACTGTTTCCGGGGTTAGCTACCATCGCAGAGTTTCTAGTGGCTTTATTCGGTTCTGTCATTTTAACTTTAATCTTCAGAAGAGCTAAATTCTTGAGGCGTTTCGTTTAG